GATCAAGGCTCCGATACCGAAGGAGCCTCTTTCGCGGCAACGTTGCCTCCGGAAGAACACGATGCTCGGGCTGTGTCGGACTCCGATGCTGAGGGAGTCGATACCGCCGAAGCAGCGCTTCCGCCGGCGGAGCATTTCTCGGCCGCCCCTGACTTCGACACGGGCGCTGGCTCGACTGAGGAGGCCCCCCCTCCAGCAGAGACCTCCTCCGCGGTCACGGACTCCGACGTCGTAGAAGACTTTCCCCAGGCGACGTCGCAGCCTGCGGAGTTCCATTCGGAGGAAGCTCCGCAAGAAACGCTTCCTCCTCCAGAGCCGGTCGCGACTTCAAGCCAACGGGAGGCCGAACGCCTTCGCGCATGGGGCATCGATCCGGACTCCCTTCCGCGCGCGTTCGGCACGGACCCGGAGGACGTGGATCCGTTCAGCGCGGCGCTTGAACAAGCGGTCGGGGCCACGGACACCGACGGGCCCGAGCGCGACACGCAAACCGTCACGACGTCAACGGTCGCTCCTACCGCGAGTTCGGCTCCTGTGCCCGAGCCCGTCTCCGCGCCTCCGCTGGAAGAGGATGACGCATCGACGGTCGTCGTGGTCGAACTGCCGACCGAGGATGCATGGACGGCGCTCGTCGGATCCTCTGCATCCGAGGACACGACCCCGGCAGTGGCTGCGCCCGAACTAGAATCGGCGTCGGTCCAAGCGCCAGAGCATGATGAGGCACTCGCTTCGGTGCTGGCTGCGGAGTCTCATGAAGAGACTCGGTCCGCCCCCCCGGCAACACCAGAGGAGACTCCGCCTCCGACGGTGTCCGCTCCGGCGGTCCTGGACGCCTCGAATGCGCTCGCTTCCGACACGAAGCAGCCTGTCGAGGAATCGACGTCTCTCGAGGTTTCCACCAGCGCCTCCGCGTCACCGGTCGCTTCGGGCGAAGCCACACAGCACACCGCAGCGAATGCGCCCAGCAGCAACGAAGCCACCCCTCCGGTCAGCCCGGCCGACGAGCAATCGCCGCGGGAATCCGCTGCGGAGCAGCCTGCACGGAACAACGAAGCGTCCGGTGCGGACAGCTCGACGTCAGAGCAACCGCCTGCGCTGACCTCCGCTGAGCAACAGCCCGCCCCCGCCAGCGAAGCCGCCGCACAGGCGGTCAGTACGCCTTCGCAGCAGGCAGCCGCCACGGAGCAACCGTCGCGTTCCGGCGAAGCCCCTGCGCCAGTCAGCGCGGCGTCGGAACAACCGCAGCCACGCGCATCGGCCACGACAGAAACTCCGCACGCCAGCGAGTCCACCGCGCCCATCAACGCGGACTCGGAACAACCGCGTCCCCAAGCATCGGACGCGACAGAATCCCCGCGCTCCAGCGAAGCCGCCGCCCTCATCAGCGCGGCGCTGGGACAACCACCGGCTGCGGCAACATCCCAGGGCTCCAGCGAAGCCACCGCGCCCACCAGCGCGGCTTCGGAACAGCCGCGTCCTCAAGCATCGGCCGCGCCAGATTCCTCGCGCGCGAGCGAAGCCGCCGACCTCATCAGCGCGGCGTTGGGACAACCATCGGCTGCGGCAACATCCCCGGGCTCCAGCGAAGCCACCGCACTCATCAGCGCGGCGTTGGGCCAACCATCGGCTGCGGCAGCATCCCCGGGCTCCAGCGAAGCCACCGCGCCCACCAGCGCGACGTCGGGACAACCGAATCCCCAGGCATCAACCGCGACAGAACCTCCGCGCTCCAGCGAAGCCAGCACGGCCGCGTCACCACCGCAGACCCAGCCCTCCACGGCGCCCCAGTCCCCGCGCACCGACGAAGCCTCTCCGCCGCCTTCCGCTGACGCACAGAGCAGCGCAGCCACCGCGCGCAGCCGCCGCCGCACGTTCTTCGACCTGGCTCCCGCCGTGCCCGTCACTCCGCCCTCGGCGGCGGAGGTCGTGCTCGGCATCGACGTGGGCACTTCGCACGCTCGCGTCGCCGCGCTCATCGACGGCGTCGCCACGCCCATCCCCATCCCCGGCACCGACGGCTCGGGCCTTCCCTCCGTCATCGCGGTGAACGGCGCCGGAGAGTTCCTGGTCGGTGCCGCCGCCCTCGCCGAAGCCGCCCGCGCCCCCCGCCGCGCCGCGACCGGCCTCAAGCGCCTGCTCGGCATGCGCGCCCGCTCCCCCAACCTGCGCTGGCTCTCCCCGCAGCTCTCCTTCCCCGTCGCCACCGACCGGCAGGGCGACGCGGGCGTGGAGCTCGATGGCCGCCACATCGCGCCCACCCTCCTCACCGCCATGCTGCTGCGCGAGCTGCACCAGGCGGCCACCACGCACCTGGGCCGCAAGGTGACGCGCGCCGTGCTCTGCGCGCCCTCGCACTTCACCGAACGCCAGCGCGCCGCCCTGCGCGATGCCGCCACCATGGCCGGCCTGGACGTGCCTCGCGTGCTCACCAACAGCGCCGCCGCCGCGCTCGCGTACGCGCACGGCCGGGGACTTGCTCGCAAGCGCGTCCTCGTCGTGGACCTGGGTGGCGGTGGCCTGGAGGTCTGCGTCGTGCAGGTCACCGGCGATGACCTGGAGGTCGTCACCACCGGCGGAGACCCCACCCTCGGCGGCATGGACTTCGACGGCCGCATCGCCGAGGCGCTCGTCAGCGACCTCGCCGAACAGGGCCACCCCCGCCCCGAACACCTCCTCGACTGGGGCCCCCTGCGCACCCTCGCGGAAGCCACCAAGGAGACCCTCTCCACCCAGGACAGCGTGGACGTCACCCTGCCCACCGGCCCCGGCCCCAAGCTCGACCGCGAGCGCGTGGAGGCCCTCACCGCCGACCTCGCCCAGCGCGTCGTCTCCGTCACCCGCGAGGTGCTGGAGTCCAACGCCCTGTCCCCGCAGGGCCTGGACGCCGTGCTCCTCGTGGGCGGCCAGTCCCGTTCACCGCTCGTGCGCCGCCGCCTGGAGGAGAGCCTGGGCGTGCCCGTGCGCGATGACGATGTGGACGCCCGCACCGCCGTGGTGCGCGGCGCCGCGCTGCTCGGTCACGCGCTGCTGCTGTCGGAGACAGGCAAGCCCGCCGCCAGCGTCTCGGAGGTCCTCACCGCCCCCATCGGCGTCGCCGAGGACGCCGGCACCTTCCGCCGCGTGCTGGAGCGCAACACCCGCCTGCCCACCGCGAAGACGCTCGTCATCCCCATCACCGTCCCCGGTCCGCTGGCGCTCGCCTTCTTCCAGGGCACCGCCGCCACCGCCACGGAGAATGAATGGCTCGGCGCCCTCACCCTCACCGTGGAGCGTCCCGGCGAGGTGGAGGTGCACCTGGAGCTGTCCACCGATGGAACGCTCGCCTTCAGCGCCACCCTGCCCGGCGCGAAGCGGCAGCCGGTGACGCTCGCGAAGGAGGAGCTGGACGACGCCTCTCGCGATGCCCTCATCGCCCGCTCGCCCTTCCACACCGAACCGGAAGCCCGGCCGAGCGGCCTGCTTTCCGGCTTGAAGAAGCTCTTCGGCCGGCGCTGAGGCCCTCGGCCTCCTGTCTCCGTCCCCCGGGCGGGTGCGCTGTCCGGCCCTCCCGTCCCAGCTTCCATTCCAGGTCCCACACTTCAAGCAGGAGGAACCTGGTCATGAGACGCACTTCGATGGTGGCAGGACTGGTGGTGGCCGGCACATGCGTGGCGGGACCGGCCCTCGCGGTGGACGCGAGCGAGGTGTCGCGCAAGCTCAGCTTCAGCGAAGAGGACGCCACGGCCGGCCTGGACGTGGGCGCGGGCCTGGGCGGCTTCACCGGCGACCTGGGCGATGAGACGGGCGTGGGCGGGCTGTTCAACATCACCGCCAACGCCCAGCCCTGGAAGTACATCGGCGTGGAGGTCGGCTACGAGGGCCAGAACATCCCCATCGACGATGCCCGAGTCCTCGGCGGCAACAACATCTTCCGCAACAACGGCACGTTCATGGGCCAGCTGGGGCCCATCGTCGACCACAAGTGGCACCCCTTCGTGGGACTGGGCGTGGGCCTGAGCTACCTGCACGTGTCCTCGGGCGCCGAGGACGTCTACAACAATGACTGGCAGACGGAGGTGCCTCTGGCCGCGGGCATCGAGTACCGCCTGGGCCACCTGTCCGCCGGCGTGCGCGCCACCTACCGCATCGTCGGTGGCGAGGGGCTGTTCGAAGTCCCCGGCACCACCGACGACGCCAAGGGCAGCCTCTTCAACGGCAACGTCACCGTGGGCGGCCGCTTCTAGCCGGCTTTCGCGTCCGCGGGACTCACGCCCCCGCGGACGCGTCACGTCCTCACAGCTCGAAGCGGGACATCAGCACTTCCGGACGCGGATCTTCCTTCCACGCGTCCAGCACCGCCTGCGCCGGCGACCGGCCCGAAGCCGCCACCGCCTCCAGCGGCGCGAGCAGCGGCGCGTCCTCGGGATCCAACCGCTGCAGCCCCCGCTTCGCGATGGCCACCATCTCCCCGGCCAGCCGGTGCAGCTCGCGCGGCCCCAGCTTCCCGGCCAGGCCCTCGCGGCGCGCGGTGTCGTGGAAGGCCAGGTGCTCGGTGAAGGTGAGCCGAGGCAGGAGCAGCTCCGCCTCCTCCAGCGCCTGCGCGTCGTAGAGGATGCCGCGCCAGAGTGCCCCCAGCGCCCCCGTCATGGCCGCGCTGGAACAGTCCGCGCCGCGCACCTCCAGCACCTTCTTGAGCCGCACCTCCGGGAAGAGCGTGGACAGGTGGTCCGTCCAGTCCCCCATGTCCGGCGGCTTGCCCTCGTAGCCCTCCTTCATCAGCTGACGGAAGGTGAGCTTCGGGTGGCGGTACTCGCCCTCGCGGCGCAGGAACAGGAGCGGCGCGTCCAGCGCCCAGTCCACATACGCCTGATAGGAGAACGAGCCGTCGAACCACGACGGCAGGTAGCCGCAGCGCGTGGGGTCCACCTCTTCCCAGACGCGGCTGCGGAAGGACATGTACCCGGACGGCTTGCCCTCCAGCAGCGGGCTGTTCGCGTACAGCGCCACCAGCAGCGGCGACAGGCGCGCCACCGCCACCGTCTTGCGCACGCAGTCCGCCTCGTCCGCCCAGTCCAGCGACACCTGCCCGGTGGACGTCATCAGCATCATGTTCAGCGCCAGCCGGCCGCGCTCCGGCAGCGTGCGGCGCATCACCTGGTAGCGCGTCTTGGGCATCCAGGGCATCTCACCCGTCGTGCCCACCGGCCGGTAGCCCAGCGCCACCAGCCGCAGGCCCAGCGCGGAAGCCGCCGCCTTCGTCTCCTTCAGGTGCTCCAGGTTCTCCTGGTGCGCCTCCCGCGCCGTGCGGAACGGGCTGCCGGACAGCTCGAACTGCCCGCCCGGCTCCAGGGAGATGGCCGCCATCCCGCGCTGCAGCGCGATGACCGGCGACTCGGGCGTCTCCCGGAAGCGGTCGTAGCCGCCCGGGGCGATGCGCTCCAACAGGGCGCCGATTCCGTTCGGTCCCTCGTAGGGCGGGGGCTGGGCGGACCCCACGGGGTAGATGAACTTCTCGTGCTCCAGCCCCAGCCGGTGCTGGGTCCGGGGCTTCTCCCCTTTGCGAAGCTCTTCCACCAGGGGGGCGGCGGAAGTGAGGGGCTCGGAGGCCACGCGCTTGAGGTCGAGGGACATGAGGGCGCCCTATATAACGGGGGCCGTTGGCCTTGCCCTCATTTGAGCACCCTGCCCCCATGCGCCCTGCATCCCCCGTCCCCACCCTGTCCCCCCGGCCCCGTCTGTCGGATTTCCTCCAGGGCATGGGAGTGCTCGGCCGA
This DNA window, taken from Corallococcus coralloides DSM 2259, encodes the following:
- a CDS encoding Hsp70 family protein; this encodes MPVTPPSAAEVVLGIDVGTSHARVAALIDGVATPIPIPGTDGSGLPSVIAVNGAGEFLVGAAALAEAARAPRRAATGLKRLLGMRARSPNLRWLSPQLSFPVATDRQGDAGVELDGRHIAPTLLTAMLLRELHQAATTHLGRKVTRAVLCAPSHFTERQRAALRDAATMAGLDVPRVLTNSAAAALAYAHGRGLARKRVLVVDLGGGGLEVCVVQVTGDDLEVVTTGGDPTLGGMDFDGRIAEALVSDLAEQGHPRPEHLLDWGPLRTLAEATKETLSTQDSVDVTLPTGPGPKLDRERVEALTADLAQRVVSVTREVLESNALSPQGLDAVLLVGGQSRSPLVRRRLEESLGVPVRDDDVDARTAVVRGAALLGHALLLSETGKPAASVSEVLTAPIGVAEDAGTFRRVLERNTRLPTAKTLVIPITVPGPLALAFFQGTAATATENEWLGALTLTVERPGEVEVHLELSTDGTLAFSATLPGAKRQPVTLAKEELDDASRDALIARSPFHTEPEARPSGLLSGLKKLFGRR
- a CDS encoding outer membrane beta-barrel protein, giving the protein MRRTSMVAGLVVAGTCVAGPALAVDASEVSRKLSFSEEDATAGLDVGAGLGGFTGDLGDETGVGGLFNITANAQPWKYIGVEVGYEGQNIPIDDARVLGGNNIFRNNGTFMGQLGPIVDHKWHPFVGLGVGLSYLHVSSGAEDVYNNDWQTEVPLAAGIEYRLGHLSAGVRATYRIVGGEGLFEVPGTTDDAKGSLFNGNVTVGGRF
- a CDS encoding glutamate--cysteine ligase, translating into MSLDLKRVASEPLTSAAPLVEELRKGEKPRTQHRLGLEHEKFIYPVGSAQPPPYEGPNGIGALLERIAPGGYDRFRETPESPVIALQRGMAAISLEPGGQFELSGSPFRTAREAHQENLEHLKETKAAASALGLRLVALGYRPVGTTGEMPWMPKTRYQVMRRTLPERGRLALNMMLMTSTGQVSLDWADEADCVRKTVAVARLSPLLVALYANSPLLEGKPSGYMSFRSRVWEEVDPTRCGYLPSWFDGSFSYQAYVDWALDAPLLFLRREGEYRHPKLTFRQLMKEGYEGKPPDMGDWTDHLSTLFPEVRLKKVLEVRGADCSSAAMTGALGALWRGILYDAQALEEAELLLPRLTFTEHLAFHDTARREGLAGKLGPRELHRLAGEMVAIAKRGLQRLDPEDAPLLAPLEAVAASGRSPAQAVLDAWKEDPRPEVLMSRFEL